The nucleotide window ACTCGGGGGCAAAATGCCCGAGGTGCCATTTGCCGATCACGGCAGTCGTGTAGCCGGCGTCCTTCAAGCCCTGCGCGACGGTACGCTCGTCGAGTGGGAGTCCGTACTGCGCCCACGGGCGAACCACCCCGACTTGTAACCCGTGGCGCATGGGGTAGCGACCGGTCATAAACGCAGCCCGAGTCGGGCTACACACCGGCTGCGCGTAGAACGCGTCGAGGGTCGCACCGGCAGCGGCGATTTTGTCGATGTTCGGCGTTTTGATCTCTTTGCCGCCCATGAACCCGCAGTCCTCGCGGCCGAGGTCGTCGGCGAGGAGGAACACAACGCTCGGTTGCGCCGGCGCCTCGGCCCGCGCCACCGACGCGGGCGCGAGAAGGAAGAGCAAAACTGTGAATCGCCGCATGGGGGTTCGTCCTGTGATGGGGAACTCAGCCCGGATACGTATCAAGGAGAATACCGGCGAACCATTCCGGCACGCCCGCTGCTCTCGATGAAGAAGTTTTTTGCGCCGACTTGAAAAAGCTCGTTCCGGCGCGCCAGATAGCACCACGAGCCCACAGAACGGCTCACCGACTCACGGGAACCACACGATGCCCCCAGCGCCTGCCGAACTCGCTCAGCACCTCACGGCCCACGGCCAGGAGCACATCCTGCACGGATGGGATCGGCTCTCAGACGCCGAGCGAACGGTGCTGATCGAGCAGGTCACCGGCATCAATTTCGGCGCGCTCCATGACTTGTATACGGCGCACGATACGGCCCCCGCTGCGCTACCCCCTCGCAGCGCCATCGGGCCGCTGCCCGTGCTTCCCCGGGCCGCCACACCGGAGGCCCACGCGATTGGTGAAGAGGCCCTCCGTCGCGGAGAAGTCGCGGTCCTGCTGGTGGCCGGCGGACAGGGCAGCCGGCTCGGGTTCGATCAGCCGAAAGGGATGTACCCCGTCGGCCCGGTCAGCAAGGCAACGCTGTTCCAGGTCCACGCCGAAAAGGTGCTGGCGGTGTCGCGGCGGTACGGCCGGCCGGTCCCGTTCCTGGTGATGACCAGCCAGGCCACACACAGTGAAACCGAAGCGTTTTTCCGAGCCAATAACTTCTTCGGTCTTGCGCCGGAAGATGTTGTATTCTTCCGACAGGGAACCATGCCCGCGGTCGACATTGCCACCGGAAGGCTCCTGCTGGAAGCCCCCGGCAAGCTGTTCCTGAGCCCCAACGGCCACGGCGGCACGCTCACGGCGCTGCGCGAAACCGGCACCCTCGCACAAATGCAGGCACGTGGCATTCGGCACGTGTTCTACTTCCAGGTAGACAACCCGCTAGTCAAGGTGTGCGACCCGGACTTCCTTGGAAACCACATACGGGCAGAATCCGAAGCCTCCTCAAAGGTCGTGTACAAGGAACAGCCCGGCGAGAAGGTCGGCATCCTGGCTGTCGTGAACGGGCGGTGCGCGATCGTCGAATATTCTGATCTGCCGGCCGAAATGGCTGCGGAGCGGACCGAAGATGGTACGCTCCGCTTCCGGGCGGGAAACCCGGCGATCCATCTTTTCGATCTCGGGTTCTTGGAGCGAGTGACTGGGGCCGGTGGGCTGACGTACCACGTCGCCCGCAAGAAGGTACCGCACCTCGACCCGGCGACCGGCGATTACGTTTCGCCCACAAAAGAGAACGCGCTCAAGTTTGAGCTGTTCATCTTCGATGCGTTACCCATGGCCGACCGCTGGGTCGCAATGGAAACGAGCCGCGAGGAGGAATTTGCGCCGCTCAAGAACGCCACCGGGGCTGATTCCCCCGAGACGGTTCACCGGGCGATGAGTGCTCTCCACGCCTCCTGGCTCCGTCGCGCTGGCGCCACCGTCCCAGAAGGGGCGGCAGTCGAAATTTCCCCGCTGTTCGCACTCGACCCGGAAGAGTGCGGACGGAAAATGGCACCCGGTACGCAAGTTAGCGCATCCGCGTACTTCCGTTAGTGACAGCGAATCGCCACCAGTGCGCAATCTTTCCTCATCGGTATTTTTTCGCCGCTGCTTCAAATGGCCACGTTGGGTGCGAACAATACGAGCAGCCACTTGCACACGGCACAAAGATGAGGGAAAGTGGAGAAACCGGGTAGCGGTGATGAATCCCCCGCGTACCCACGATACTCTTCTTTGGAACCTCACGTTTCCGCCCGATAGTCGGAGTCACCCACCATGACCACGCCACGGTCGGCCCGTTTGGCCGTCTGCCTCGGCTTGCTCTTCGTTGCCGGTCTCGCGGCCGCGGCGCCTGCCGCAAACGAGAAGCCCGCCGCGAACGAGATGCCGCAATGGGACATTACGCGCACTACCCAGCCGGAAGACCTCGCCGAGCTAAAGGCGCTCCAGGCTACAGTCAAAAAGGTGGTCGATAAATGCACCCCGGCGACCGTCGCGGTGCTGTCCGGCTCGAGCGCCGGCAGCGGCGTGATCGTCAGCGAGGACGGGTTGGTGCTCACCGCGGCTCACGTGATCCGCGAGTACGCGGGGGGCGGGAAGGGACAGATGGAAGGCCGGGCGCTGCCGTTCACCGCGGGCAAGTCCATCAAAGTGATGCTGGCGGACGGAAAGCGGGTGAACGCCAAGACCCTCGGCATTAACGAGGGCTTGGACAGCGGAATGGTGCAAATCACCGACAAGGGACCGAACAACGGAAAGTGGCCGTTCCTGCCGATTGCGAAGTCGGGCAGCCTTCAAAAGGGGCTGTGGGTCGTATCGCTGGGACACCCGAACGGCCCGAAGGACGGCCGCTCGCCTGTCGCTCGACTCGGTCGGCTCCAGGGCAGCACCAAGAACGTGCTCCGCACCGACTGCACCCTCGTGGGCGGTGACTCTGGCGGCCCGCTGTTCGATCTCAACGGGAACGTGATCGGCATCCACAGCCGCATCGGGCTGCCGATCTCGCAAAACATCCACGTGCAGGCCGACCAGTTCAAGAACGAGTGGGATCAGTTGGTCGCCGGCGAGTGGGTGGACAAACCCGCCAGCCTCAAGACTACTACAGCGTACCTGGGTGTAGTGTTTCCTGATGACGAGGAAGAAGACGCGTGGCTGAAGGAAGTGGAAGAGGACGGCCCGGCGGGCAAAGGGGGTCTGAAGCCCGGTGACACGATCACCAAGTTCAACGCCACCGCCATCAAAACCGTAAAGGCGTTCCGCAAACAGATGGAATCCGTTAAGGCCGGCGACACGGTCCAGATCACGGTCCGCCGCGGCGCCGCGGTGCTGACCATGCCCGTTACCCTGGCCAAACGGGTCTGACCGCGACTGTACGGCTCCGCCCACACGCCCCACCCTCTCCCTGCCCCGTGGCGCTCGCGTCGCGGCTAACTCAACTACACGCTTTCACCTCACGCCGGAGCTGAGATCGATGTACACGCGACTGATTGCAGCAACGCTCGCGCTGGTAGCGCTCGGCGCGCCGGCCCAGGCTCAGATCGGTAAAGACACTAAACTCCTCGGCCCGTTCAAACCGATCGTGGCCCGCGCCAGCGAGTCCACGGTCCGCATTAAGTGCGACGACAAGGACACGATCCTCGGCACGATCGTGGACGAGGCCGGGTACATCTTGACCAAGGCCAGCGAGTTGAAGGGCACCATCTGGGTGCGACTGCCGGACGGCAGCGAGTACGAGGCCGCCAAGGTCGCAGCGCACAACGACACAGACCTCGCGCTCCTGAAAGTCGACGTGAAGGGGTTGCGGCCGGTGACCTTTACCGACACTGAAAAGTTGCCGCGCGGCAACTGGCTAGCCGCGGCCGGCCCGAACAGTGATCCCATTTCGGTGGGAATCGTCAGCGTGATGACCCGTAAGCTGACCGGGCTCGACGCCGTCGCAGCGATCCGCGACCCGAACCGAGGCGTCATGGGCGTGTACCCCGAGGACGCGACGGACGACGACGGCAAGGCGGTCGGCGCGAAACTGAGGCAGATCGAACCGACGGGTGCGGCCGCCAAGGCCGGGCTGAAAGTCGGCGATATCGTCGTCGAATTGAATGGCAAACCGGTCACGACTTCGACCACGATGCGCGACCAACTTGCGTCGCTGCGGAGTGGCGACGTGGTGACGGTTAAAGCGAAACGAAGCGAAGAAATCAAGAATTTCAAGCTGACCCTCGGGCGAGCAGAACTGGACCGCGGCGACATTCAGAACTCGATGGGGAGCACCCTTTCGAACCGCCGCACCGGGTTCCCGCAGGTGCTGCAAACGGACCTCGTGGTGGACGCTAAGGACTGCGGCGGGCCGGTGGTGGACCTGGAGGGAAACGTGCTGGGCATCAACATCGCTCGGGCGGGCCGCGTGGAAACGTGGATTCTGCCCAGTGAAGTGATCCGCCCGTTGCTGCCCGATCTGAAAGCAGGCAAGTTTGCTGTGGTGAGCACCAAGAAATTGCCCGAAGCGCCGGCGCCCCACGCCCCCAAGGGCAAGTAACACACGTTCGGTCAACGCACGGTTTATCATAGTAACGTTTTGAAAGCGGGGCGGGCGCTGGTAATCGGCCAGCGCCCGCCCCTGCCGTTTCACTTCAGCCGCCGAGCCGGTTTGGGGTTGAATCTCATTTTTGTGACCGCGTACCATGCTCCCCCTGCCGCGCACGCGCCTCGGGTTCGGGCAACCTGACGCAACTGCGGCGGTCGCACGGACGCGCATATGCCGACGATCAACAAGCGATTCCTCCTCAAAATGCTGCTGGCGCTGTTCGCATTCAGCGGCGCGCTGGTGGCGGCCCATGCGGTGCAGGCCAGCCGCATCCCGGCAGCACTCAAGAGGCAATCTGACCGTGCCGCCGAGGCCGGTAAAACCGATGTCGCGATCCATTACCTGCGTCAGTACCTGGAGTTCAACCCCCAAGAGATTGAATCCCAGATCAAACTCGCCGAGCTGCTCGCCCAGCGCCCCCCCACGCAGCGCGGGCTGACCGACCTGCTGTTCCTTTACGACAAGATCCTCCGGCTGGACCAGGCGCGCTTCGACCCTCGTCGCCATGACATTCGCCGACAAGCGTTCGAGACCGCTTTGCGGGCCGGGAAGTTCACCGACGCCGTGACGCACGGACAGGCTCTGCTCCAGGACTTCCCGACCGACGCGGCCCTGTGGGACCGGCTCGCCGCGGCACAAACGGGGCTGAGCCAGCACGCGGCTGCGCGGAAGTCTTACGAAGAGGCGGTGCGGTGCGCCCCGGACGAGATCGCCCACTACCAGCACCTCGCCCAGCTCGTGTACAAGAACTTGGACGACAAAACCGGCGCCCGCGCCGTATTGGACCGGATGGTGTTGGCGCTGCCCCAGAACCCGAACGCGTTCCTGACCCGCGCACGGTTCGAAACGTTGCTCGCCGACGAGGAGGCGGCCGCGCGGCAGTTCGCACGCCCCATCGCGGACCTGCACCGCGTGTTCGAACTCGATCCCGAACACGCCGAGGCCGCCCTACTGCTCGCGGAGTTGATGCAGCGGAACCGAAACATCGCCGCGGCGCACGCGCTGCTCCGCGACGCGGTCGCACTGTACCCGAAGGACCTGAAGCTCGTCCGCGGCCTGTCGTGGCTCGAACTGATCCGCGGGAACGTGGCCGCGTCGATCACCGTTCTCGAGGACGGGCTCAAGGCCACCCCGGACGGGTTCGACCTGATGGTGCCGCTCGCGGACCTGCTGATCCAGCAAAACGACACCGTTCGCACCGCCGAGATCCTCAAGCGCCTGGAAGCGCGTAAGGCCCCGCCCACGCAGGTCAAGTACCTCCGGGCGCGGATGGTGATGCGCGAAGAGAAATGGGAGCAGGCGGTCAACCTGATCGATGCCCTCCGGCGCGACCCCGATGTGGTGAAGCTGACCGGGCTGCAACAGCAACTGAACCTCCTGACGGCCGCCTGCTCCAGCAAGCTGGGCGACCAGTCGGCCGAGGAGAAAGCGTACCAGCGGGTCACGACCGGCGACCCGAAGAACGTGACCGCGCACGTCGGTTTGGGGAACCTGTACCTGAACCAGGGCCGGTTCGACGACGCCGCTCGCGAATTCGAGGCCGCGTTACAGTCGCCGTACGCGACGGGAACAGTCGTTTCCCAGTGGGTCAAGTTGAAGGCCCGCCTGCTCCAGACCGACCCGCAGGCGAACTGGGCGCGGCTCGAAGCCGCGATCGGGGCGGCGGTCCCGCGGTTCGGCCGTGGGTCGGTGGAACCGCTCCTCCTCCGCGGGGAGGTGCTCGCCGCGCAGGGCAAGCTCTCTGAAGCGGTGAAGTTACTCCGCCAAGAGACCGCCCGCCGGCCGGCCGACGGTCACCTGTGGGCGGCGCTCGCCCTGACAACCGCTGATTTCAGCGGGTGCGCGGCGGGGCTGGTCGTGCTCGATGAGGCCCAAGCGTCCGCGGGCGACTGCGCCGACGTGCGGCTCGCGCGAGCGACCCTCTACAGCCGCGAGCCCGGGCGGGTCCGGCCCATTGAGGCGCTCTCCGAACACACCGAGAGCTGGCCCGAGAATGAGCAACTCCGGCTTCTGTCGGGATTGGTGGAGGTCTACGACCGGCTCGGCGACGCCGAGCGCGTGGTCCAACTGCTCCGCCGGATCGTCGCGCGGCAGCCGTCGAACGTCGGCGTGTGGCTCAAGCTGCACGAGCGCGCCGGCGCCGGCGCGGCCGCAGGCGCGGCCCGTGCAGCAATCGCGAAACTGGAAACCGAGTCCGGCCCGTCGGTGGCCCTTTGCGACGCCCGGACCGCCACAGTGGAGAGCGCCGCAGCCGTGCTCCCGCGCGTGCTGCACGCGTTCGGAGCGGCCCCGACCCGGGCCGACGTTTGCCTCGCTCTCGCCCGCCTCAAGGCCCTCACCGGCGACGCGACAGCCGCAGCCGAACTCACCGAGCGCGCGTTCAAACTGGAGCCCACTCGTTACGAGTGCGCCGAAGCACTGGTGGCGCAGCACGCGAAGGCCGGAGCTGCGGACCGGACGGCGCAACTACTCGGGCGACTGGCGAACGACCCGCGGTGGGCCGGCGAGCCGTTCCGCCGCATGGTCGGCCACGTCCTCCCCATCCTGCCGACGCCGGTCGCGGCGAATTTGCTGGCCCAGTGCCGCAAACTGGTAGAGCGCGACCCGAACGGGCTCCCATGGATGGCCGAGTGTGGTGTAGCGCTGCGGCTGCCGGAAGCCGCGAACCTGGTCGACGAGGCGACGCGGCGCCCCGGGGCCACCTCCGACGATTGGCTCCGCAAGGCCCTGTTCGCGTCCCGCGACAACCCGGCCGCCGGGCCGGAAGTGCTGGCCG belongs to Gemmata obscuriglobus and includes:
- a CDS encoding UTP--glucose-1-phosphate uridylyltransferase; this encodes MPPAPAELAQHLTAHGQEHILHGWDRLSDAERTVLIEQVTGINFGALHDLYTAHDTAPAALPPRSAIGPLPVLPRAATPEAHAIGEEALRRGEVAVLLVAGGQGSRLGFDQPKGMYPVGPVSKATLFQVHAEKVLAVSRRYGRPVPFLVMTSQATHSETEAFFRANNFFGLAPEDVVFFRQGTMPAVDIATGRLLLEAPGKLFLSPNGHGGTLTALRETGTLAQMQARGIRHVFYFQVDNPLVKVCDPDFLGNHIRAESEASSKVVYKEQPGEKVGILAVVNGRCAIVEYSDLPAEMAAERTEDGTLRFRAGNPAIHLFDLGFLERVTGAGGLTYHVARKKVPHLDPATGDYVSPTKENALKFELFIFDALPMADRWVAMETSREEEFAPLKNATGADSPETVHRAMSALHASWLRRAGATVPEGAAVEISPLFALDPEECGRKMAPGTQVSASAYFR
- a CDS encoding S1C family serine protease; the encoded protein is MTTPRSARLAVCLGLLFVAGLAAAAPAANEKPAANEMPQWDITRTTQPEDLAELKALQATVKKVVDKCTPATVAVLSGSSAGSGVIVSEDGLVLTAAHVIREYAGGGKGQMEGRALPFTAGKSIKVMLADGKRVNAKTLGINEGLDSGMVQITDKGPNNGKWPFLPIAKSGSLQKGLWVVSLGHPNGPKDGRSPVARLGRLQGSTKNVLRTDCTLVGGDSGGPLFDLNGNVIGIHSRIGLPISQNIHVQADQFKNEWDQLVAGEWVDKPASLKTTTAYLGVVFPDDEEEDAWLKEVEEDGPAGKGGLKPGDTITKFNATAIKTVKAFRKQMESVKAGDTVQITVRRGAAVLTMPVTLAKRV
- a CDS encoding S1C family serine protease; this encodes MYTRLIAATLALVALGAPAQAQIGKDTKLLGPFKPIVARASESTVRIKCDDKDTILGTIVDEAGYILTKASELKGTIWVRLPDGSEYEAAKVAAHNDTDLALLKVDVKGLRPVTFTDTEKLPRGNWLAAAGPNSDPISVGIVSVMTRKLTGLDAVAAIRDPNRGVMGVYPEDATDDDGKAVGAKLRQIEPTGAAAKAGLKVGDIVVELNGKPVTTSTTMRDQLASLRSGDVVTVKAKRSEEIKNFKLTLGRAELDRGDIQNSMGSTLSNRRTGFPQVLQTDLVVDAKDCGGPVVDLEGNVLGINIARAGRVETWILPSEVIRPLLPDLKAGKFAVVSTKKLPEAPAPHAPKGK
- a CDS encoding tetratricopeptide repeat protein, coding for MPTINKRFLLKMLLALFAFSGALVAAHAVQASRIPAALKRQSDRAAEAGKTDVAIHYLRQYLEFNPQEIESQIKLAELLAQRPPTQRGLTDLLFLYDKILRLDQARFDPRRHDIRRQAFETALRAGKFTDAVTHGQALLQDFPTDAALWDRLAAAQTGLSQHAAARKSYEEAVRCAPDEIAHYQHLAQLVYKNLDDKTGARAVLDRMVLALPQNPNAFLTRARFETLLADEEAAARQFARPIADLHRVFELDPEHAEAALLLAELMQRNRNIAAAHALLRDAVALYPKDLKLVRGLSWLELIRGNVAASITVLEDGLKATPDGFDLMVPLADLLIQQNDTVRTAEILKRLEARKAPPTQVKYLRARMVMREEKWEQAVNLIDALRRDPDVVKLTGLQQQLNLLTAACSSKLGDQSAEEKAYQRVTTGDPKNVTAHVGLGNLYLNQGRFDDAAREFEAALQSPYATGTVVSQWVKLKARLLQTDPQANWARLEAAIGAAVPRFGRGSVEPLLLRGEVLAAQGKLSEAVKLLRQETARRPADGHLWAALALTTADFSGCAAGLVVLDEAQASAGDCADVRLARATLYSREPGRVRPIEALSEHTESWPENEQLRLLSGLVEVYDRLGDAERVVQLLRRIVARQPSNVGVWLKLHERAGAGAAAGAARAAIAKLETESGPSVALCDARTATVESAAAVLPRVLHAFGAAPTRADVCLALARLKALTGDATAAAELTERAFKLEPTRYECAEALVAQHAKAGAADRTAQLLGRLANDPRWAGEPFRRMVGHVLPILPTPVAANLLAQCRKLVERDPNGLPWMAECGVALRLPEAANLVDEATRRPGATSDDWLRKALFASRDNPAAGPEVLAAARAALPVATYFQLVAVYCDTAAGSTFTPDAAGPAERRALAQARLSVKLSRSQAAEGGKVLEAYLAGKDVPAADADWARRNLAMIYAVGGTPEDRVRAMNLIRTVVSTESLSPEELRATASVLTTLGRYLEGPDRRAVLNGAITSLAAAHKATNAPSYLFAMSQLYRALGERRKSRECLQILLNDEKDPSYAFYLRAALDELVEDNYFEAAATFAGRLTAKAGGDFNALASVARFECKAGRPERGLAIAEDYARVADGGSGDYLVRSARVAELLDELSRLPNVRGTPVARRMTDAAVERYTAIVPNRPEAIVGAAGVLAADGRTADAFDRIERLNRYIPARLRASAGLAIVRGRGEITERQAELARKWLDDCLTEEPDSIPLLLNRAEFLALRRDTAGATKGFKEVIKKEPKNVIALNNLAWLLAADPTTADEALRLVAQATREGGLTGELLDTRARVQITLKQHTAAHHDLAEAISHQPTALRWFHVAVLRMSQTPQQPEEALKAFEEAKRRGIEPKDVHPADLSVFKVLDAANVQRR